The Brevibacillus choshinensis genome includes the window CACCATGATCAACGGGCAAAAGGCGTATCGATCCGACTATCATCACCCGTTTGTTGCGCATGTGCTCGACACGGCACGCACGATTTATGAAGATGGCCCGGTGTTGGCACCGAATTCTGCTGGAACAGGTCCTATGTTTGCTTTTGGAGAAACGCTAAAGTTGCCAATCGTGAGTACTGGAGTCGGTTGGGTGGGTTCAAAGGCACATGCTCCCAATGAGTCGATCCGTCTGCAAGATTTCGAACAAGGGATCGCGCATATGGTCTTGTTGCTTTCAGGATTTGCGTCAGCATTAACTGTCGAAGAAAATAGCGTGCAAGCTTGAGCGTGCATGAAAGGGGACTGGAGAATGCTGAATGACTTGTTCACAAAGCTGGAGATGCTCTATCCGGAATTGGTGAGAATTCGTCGTGATCTCCACATGTATCCTGAGCTTTCCTATCAAGAAGTGGCGACGCCGCAGAAGGTAGCACAATATTTGCAAGCACTTGGCTTGGAAGTCCGGACAGAAGTAGGAGGCCGCGGTGTGGTTGGGCTCTTGCGTGGCGGAAAGCCAGGTAAGACGATTGCTTTGCGTGCAGACTTCGATGCACTTCCCATTCAAGATGAGAAAAAAGTTGAGTACAAATCACGGATTTCCGGTGTCATGCACGCATGCGGCCATGATATCCACACGGCAGCCTTGCTCGGAGTCGCTCATGTGTTGAGTGAGCGAAAAGAGGAGATCGCGGGTAACGTCGTCTTCATCCATCAGTTTGCGGAAGAGAAGCCTCCAGGAGGCGCGATAGCCATGATTGAGGACGGGTGCCTAGATGGTGTGGATGAGATCTATGGCGCTCATGTCTGGTCCTCCGAGCCATTTGGTACGATTGGTGTGACAGATGGGTATGCCATGGCATCCGGTGATGGGTTTGACATCGAAATTTCGGGAAGAGGCGGACATGGTGCTCAACCGCATTTGACGATCGATCCTCTCGTGGTAGGCTGCCAGCTAGTAGTGAACTTGCAGCAAATTGTCAGTCGTCGAGTCAATCCGATTGATGCAGCTGTTTTATCCGTTGGGTCCATCCATAGCGGATTTGCAGCCAACGTCATTCCAGACTCCTGCAGTATCAATGGGACTGTTCGTATGTTCAATCCAGAGGTACGACAATTTATCGAACAGCAGGTCCGGCAGATCACGCAGGCGACATGCGAAGCCGCTGGTGCTGTCGGCACGGTTCACTATCGTTCAGGGTATAATGCCGTATGGAATCATCCGGAACAGACCAAGAGTATTCGTCACCTGGCACAACAGCTGGTTGGAGAAGAAAATGTAAAGCAATTGACTCCGAGTATGGCAGGGGAGGATTTCTCCAACTACCTGGATAAGGTACCGGGAACGTTCTTCTTTGTCGGAGGAGGCAATCCCGCTATAGGGGCAGAATATCCCCACCATCACCCCATGTTTGATGCGGATGAGCGAGCGATGCTCTTGATCGGTAAAGTATTTCTTTCGGCGGTAGTAGCTAGAGGGGCGACCGATAACGTCCGTGTTACCCTCGAGTCTTCAGCCACACAGGCGTAAGGGAGCATAGTATACAAATCCTCAAATCGTGTACGAAAAGGCCTCGCGTGATTGCGAGGTCTTTGCTTTTCGAAGACAGGAATGGTGCACACTTGCAAAGTGGACTTTCTTTTCATAAAACAGGTACAATCAATGTGATGGAAGAAAGAAGGGAAATCACAGGAGGCGAAGAAACATGAGTAGCGAAACCAGCGCATATCAGATTGCAACCTTTGCAGGCGGATGCTTTTGGTGCATGGTAAGCCCTTTTGATAAAATGCCAGGCATTATCAAAGTCGTTTCTGGCTATACAGGCGGACACGTAGAAAATCCAACGTACGAGGAAGTATGCTCGGATACGACTGGACACTACGAGGCCGTGCAGATTACATATGATCCTGCGGTCTTCTCTTACGAACAGCTGGTGCAATTATTTTGGCAACAAATCGACCCGACTGACGCAGGTGGTCAATTTGGAGATCGCGGGCAATCCTATGCTCCTGTCATTTTTTATCATGACGAAGAGCAACAACGTATCGCCCAAGAATCCAAACAGCGCTTAGATGAGAGTGGGCGCTTTCAAAAGCCGATTGTAGTCGAGATCCTGCCAGCGAAGACATTTTATCCAGCTGAGGAGTACCATCAGGATTACTACAAAAAGAATCCGATGCGTTATCAATACTACCGATCAGCATCCGGACGTGCGAAATTTACCAAAGAAGCATGGCGAGACCGCGATAAACTAGAAGAGTTGAAACAGCGCCTGACTCCTATGCAGTATGAAGTCACGCAAAATAGCGGGACAGAGCGCCCATTCACGAACGAGTTTTGGAACCACAAGGAAGAGGGAATTTACGTCGACATCGTCTCAAATGAACCTCTCTTTAGCTCGTTGGACAAATTTGATTCCAATTGCGGCTGGCCCTCTTTCACCCAACCCATTCATGAAGAAAGGGTCACGGAACATGTCGATCTCACGCACAATATGATTCGTACCGAGGTTCGCAGCAAGGAAGCAGATTCCCATCTCGGCCATGTATTTGAGGACGGTCCAGGAGAAAATGGTCTCCGTTACTGCATCAACTCGGCAGCTCTGCGCTTTATTCCAAAAGACAAGCTGGATGAGGAAGGCTTTGGGGAGTACAAACGCTTATTTGAGAAGTAATCGTGCGATCGCCTGCTCCAGTCTGTTTGGGAGTGTGGCGGTCTTTTTTTTTGCTGTCTGATATCTGTCCTTGATCACTATTGCGCCAGATACGAACATTTTCAAAGCCAGTGCTGAATTGGGATTGTGCCCTCCGGAAGCTCTGAAAGGTTCAGAAGGAGACCGAATACGGTCGCCAGAGCTTGGGAAACTGCACTGAGGGGGAGTGAGTTCGAGCCGATCGATGTACATACACCTTTGTGGCTGTGGAGCCGAGCTGGGTTTCCCCCGGTTGAACGTAGAACATAGAAGACTGAACGCACGTTCTTATACGAAACCTATCGTTATATAGGTAAGAAGTATAGACGGAATTATGCAATTGTATAGAATAGTAAAATGAAGTGCAGTATAATGAAAAAAATTCAATAGAGATATACAGATAGAGTGGAGAGAGCGCAATGAATACAGTTGAAAAAATCAGTAAATTTGTCGGTAGCACTTTTTCGGTCTGGGTCATCTTGTTTGCAATCTTTGGATTCTTTGCGCCTGAAGCGTTCGTAGGTGGAAAAGGGTACATCTCTTTACTCCTAGGGGTGATTATGTTTGGAATGGGGCTGACTCTGTCTTCCGAAGATTTTCGTGAAGTCTTTCGCCGTCCCGTGGATGTGCTTATCGGGGTGGTTGGTCACTATCTGATCATGCCGTCGCTCGCTTTTGTCTTGGCGGTCACCCTCCAGCTTCCACCGGATATCGCAGTCGGAGTCATTTTGGTAGGCTGCTGTCCAAGCGGTACTGCATCCAACGTCATGACTTACTTGTCCAAAGGAGATGTCGCCTTGGGTGTATCGATCGCAGCGGTATCTA containing:
- a CDS encoding M20 metallopeptidase family protein, producing the protein MLNDLFTKLEMLYPELVRIRRDLHMYPELSYQEVATPQKVAQYLQALGLEVRTEVGGRGVVGLLRGGKPGKTIALRADFDALPIQDEKKVEYKSRISGVMHACGHDIHTAALLGVAHVLSERKEEIAGNVVFIHQFAEEKPPGGAIAMIEDGCLDGVDEIYGAHVWSSEPFGTIGVTDGYAMASGDGFDIEISGRGGHGAQPHLTIDPLVVGCQLVVNLQQIVSRRVNPIDAAVLSVGSIHSGFAANVIPDSCSINGTVRMFNPEVRQFIEQQVRQITQATCEAAGAVGTVHYRSGYNAVWNHPEQTKSIRHLAQQLVGEENVKQLTPSMAGEDFSNYLDKVPGTFFFVGGGNPAIGAEYPHHHPMFDADERAMLLIGKVFLSAVVARGATDNVRVTLESSATQA
- the msrA gene encoding peptide-methionine (S)-S-oxide reductase MsrA — encoded protein: MSSETSAYQIATFAGGCFWCMVSPFDKMPGIIKVVSGYTGGHVENPTYEEVCSDTTGHYEAVQITYDPAVFSYEQLVQLFWQQIDPTDAGGQFGDRGQSYAPVIFYHDEEQQRIAQESKQRLDESGRFQKPIVVEILPAKTFYPAEEYHQDYYKKNPMRYQYYRSASGRAKFTKEAWRDRDKLEELKQRLTPMQYEVTQNSGTERPFTNEFWNHKEEGIYVDIVSNEPLFSSLDKFDSNCGWPSFTQPIHEERVTEHVDLTHNMIRTEVRSKEADSHLGHVFEDGPGENGLRYCINSAALRFIPKDKLDEEGFGEYKRLFEK